Within the Saccharomonospora amisosensis genome, the region CCGCCTCGGCGATCAACTCGGCGATCTCGATCCCACCGAGGGCGGTGGCCGTGGCGGTGCCGCGCGCCCGGCGATCCCGGCACCCAACGCGGTGATCACGGGGCACCGGCAACCCGTGCTGAGGCAGCAGCAGGAGCCGGGGCGGCGCCAGCAGCCGGAGCGGCGTCCAGGAGAGGAACCTGTCTGGGAACTGGTCCGGCGGGTCCGCAAGCAGCGGGGGCTGACGCAGTACCAGCTCGCGGACCTGCTCGCCGAGCTGTCGCGCAACGCGAGCGTGAGCCGTGACGAGGTCGCTCGCTGGGAGCGCGGCAAGCGGGTGCCGGGGCCGTACTGGAGGCGCTGGCTCAGCGCGGCACTGGGCGTACCTGTCGACGAACTCGCCGCCGCCGTCCGTTGTGGACGGCGTATCCGCTGACTGTGCACGGGGTGCGCTCGCCTGGGTACACACGCCGGACCGCGGTGTAGCGCGCTAGTCAACTAGCCTGCTACAGTGTGCACGGCTGCTGTTGCAGGACCGTTCATCCGCCCGACAGGTAGCCACCGGCGGCGCGACCCAGCCCCTTTCTCGCCGAGTCGCGCCGCCGAGCCAGCCAGAACGAACGCGAGGGGATCGGTTCGACGAGGGGGTACTACTGCGATACCGAGGCGAGTTCGCGAGCGGTGCGTTCCAGCATCGTCCGCGTTAGCTCCGGTGTGACCGCGTGCCGCAGCAGGGCGGCCCACCGGGAGCGATAGCGATCGACCTTCTGTTCCGTGCGGAAGTGGATCCAGTCGGCCGCGGTCTTGACGAACACCGCGCCGGGATCGCGCTCGAGTTCGGGAGAAAGGTCCAACAGTGCGAAGTTGCCCTCGGCGGCGAACCCGGCGCCGGCGGGCACCACCTGGACAGTGACATGGGGGAGTTCGGTGAGATCGAGTAGCGCGACCAACTGCTCGCGCAGCACGTCCCCGCCGCCGACAGCCCGGTACAGCACCGGTTCGTCGAGCAGCACGTGCAGCGTCGGTGGCTCGTCCTGGTGCAGCACCGCCTGCCGTCCCGGCCGCAGTCTGCGGTGCAACTCGCCGAGCAGTGGCTCGGCCACCTCGTCGAGCGCGTCCGCGTATCGCGAGGTCTGGACCAGGTCGGGAACGGTCTGCGGGGCGTAGAGGTGGATGTGCTCCGCCGACGACTCGAAGTTCACGAGCAACTCGAGCTGGTGCAGCTCCGAGGGTCGCTGCGACTTCTTCACCCGCGGCAGCATTCCCTTCCACCACAGGGGTTTGCGCTTGGCGCGCTCGATCACCCGCCAGTACGGGTCGATGAGCTGGCTGTGCCCGAGCTGGGCGAGCACGATCTCGATGTAATCCTTGTTCGCCAGCCGCGTCGAGGACTCGAAGTGCCGGATGCCGGACGCATTGCGGCCGAGCGCCCCGGCGAGCTCACGGGGCGTGAGACCGCGTTCCTTGCGGAGTGCGGCGATCCGTGTGGCGAACCAGTCGGCCGTCACGACGGGCGTCGGAGCGACCACGACCTGGGCGTCCCTCCCGGGTTTGGTGTCACAGAACCGTTCGAAGGTCACTCTATCGCCGGGGCGGGGGTGCTCGCGCCCGGCTCGCCGGTGAGTTCTTTCGCCAGTTCCTCGACAAAGGCCACCGAGTCGTGCCCGGGTAGCGCCTCCTTCCACAGTCGCGCCCAGCTCGCCTGGAAGGTCGTCAGGTGCTCCGCGCTTTCGTAATGGATGCGGTCCACGGGGGTGCTGACGTATACCACGTCGTGCAGGTCCTCGATGACGTCGTTGGGCAGCACCAGTTCGGTGAAGCCGCCGGTTGTGGCGGCGGCCGCCCCGCAGGATTGGGTCAGCACCCGAAGCTCGACGTTGGGCCTGCCAGCCAGCTGTGCCAGCTGGTCGAGTTGAGCATGCAGCACTGCGGCGCCACCCACCCGCCTGCGCAGTGCGGCCTCGTCGACGAGCCAGCGGAGCCGTGGCGGGTCGGTTCGGTCCAGCACGGCCTGCCGTCCCCGCAGCAGCCGCAGCCACACCTCGATGTCGTGCTCGCTCGCGGCAGGCTGCCGTGCCCTCAGTACCGCCTCGGCGTAGGCCTGGGTCTGGGCGAGTTCGGGCACGCACTGGGTGTCGTAGGCGAGGATGTGCACTGCGGAGGACTCGAAGCCGACGAACAGCGCCAGCCAGTGGGGTGGGAAACCGTCAGGGAACTCGCCGTCCCACCAGTTCGGCGAGCGGCTCTCGACCCGGTCGCGCAGCCCGCGGTAGTAGGCAGCCCGTTCACTGTGCCCGTAGGCCTCCAGCATGATGTCGATACTGCGGTGACTGGGCAGGTACCGGCCCATCTCGTAGTGCCCGATGGTCGCCCTGCTCTTGCCGATGCGCCTGGCGATCTCGCTCTGGTTCGGA harbors:
- a CDS encoding helix-turn-helix transcriptional regulator: MTRYFENYLDGHFDDRLGDQLGDLDPTEGGGRGGAARPAIPAPNAVITGHRQPVLRQQQEPGRRQQPERRPGEEPVWELVRRVRKQRGLTQYQLADLLAELSRNASVSRDEVARWERGKRVPGPYWRRWLSAALGVPVDELAAAVRCGRRIR
- a CDS encoding helix-turn-helix domain-containing protein, producing the protein MVAPTPVVTADWFATRIAALRKERGLTPRELAGALGRNASGIRHFESSTRLANKDYIEIVLAQLGHSQLIDPYWRVIERAKRKPLWWKGMLPRVKKSQRPSELHQLELLVNFESSAEHIHLYAPQTVPDLVQTSRYADALDEVAEPLLGELHRRLRPGRQAVLHQDEPPTLHVLLDEPVLYRAVGGGDVLREQLVALLDLTELPHVTVQVVPAGAGFAAEGNFALLDLSPELERDPGAVFVKTAADWIHFRTEQKVDRYRSRWAALLRHAVTPELTRTMLERTARELASVSQ
- a CDS encoding helix-turn-helix domain-containing protein encodes the protein MTPLVEVSHVVAEWAFTQGLKKLRETSPNPNQSEIARRIGKSRATIGHYEMGRYLPSHRSIDIMLEAYGHSERAAYYRGLRDRVESRSPNWWDGEFPDGFPPHWLALFVGFESSAVHILAYDTQCVPELAQTQAYAEAVLRARQPAASEHDIEVWLRLLRGRQAVLDRTDPPRLRWLVDEAALRRRVGGAAVLHAQLDQLAQLAGRPNVELRVLTQSCGAAAATTGGFTELVLPNDVIEDLHDVVYVSTPVDRIHYESAEHLTTFQASWARLWKEALPGHDSVAFVEELAKELTGEPGASTPAPAIE